Proteins encoded in a region of the Paenibacillus sp. E222 genome:
- a CDS encoding DUF5693 family protein → MRQKWLYWNTASRKWLWIVVIIGLIASIPVISDRVQTESSAKKVELVFNYRGLLDISAYQAHPQDFMNEQLTRLKDAGVTTMAVFESTLDELKKSRRLMVYSGQDLANMTKNVIPANDNYTYVLFTNEENAQTYTPIIEQTFADREIPVLPWEYEGRSGLILQTPPENANMQPLQPDPVAVKMLRDKGFYILPRIADSVPYNQESMERLLTFFEENGVKRILFDGDAVKGYNDNAEMKSLDMFAQLLNKHHIGLAAIENLKKPQSGFETLSYKIDYNVTRLYSLSDGDANLDVDTIADRFVLATKDRNIRMIYMNASPSRNTAKAMITDPIDNLINSLGEPGHAIERMGKHGFELGQAEAFTVKDSSIQRYAKLVALIGAIAMITLMVSYFVPLLTLLVFALALVGSAGLFLLKPTLLEQGIALLVAISAPTIAMVLAVRTVNYQQQRQPDAPAGRRLAQTIFLYVRTSILSFLAVPFVIALLNSITYSLVINQFRGVSLLHFAPMALVAIYIVFYRGSGTFSIKQIKDILRTPINVLMVVLALVAAVVGYYYLSRTGNSGSVTPFEMFLRTTLEDTFGVRPRFKEFMLGHPLFIVGVFAALKYRKVIFVLIIAAIGQLSMVDTFAHIHTPAVLSLIRGVMGLGLGLIFGIVAVGVWQVAEGCWKKWSPLLKS, encoded by the coding sequence GTGCGTCAAAAATGGCTTTATTGGAATACCGCTTCACGGAAGTGGCTGTGGATTGTTGTCATTATCGGTTTGATTGCTTCCATCCCTGTCATCAGTGATCGGGTGCAGACGGAATCTTCCGCCAAAAAGGTGGAGCTTGTCTTCAATTATCGGGGTCTATTGGATATCTCGGCTTATCAGGCCCATCCCCAAGACTTCATGAATGAACAACTGACTCGTTTGAAAGATGCCGGAGTGACAACCATGGCGGTGTTCGAAAGTACACTGGATGAGTTGAAGAAGTCACGTCGACTAATGGTATATAGCGGGCAGGATCTTGCGAACATGACCAAAAATGTCATTCCTGCTAACGATAATTACACGTATGTGCTGTTCACAAATGAAGAAAATGCACAAACGTATACCCCTATCATTGAACAAACGTTCGCCGATCGGGAGATTCCTGTGCTTCCATGGGAATATGAAGGTCGTAGCGGCTTAATATTGCAGACTCCACCGGAGAATGCGAACATGCAGCCTTTGCAACCAGATCCGGTTGCCGTGAAGATGCTGCGTGATAAAGGATTTTACATTTTGCCACGGATCGCTGACAGTGTTCCTTACAATCAGGAATCCATGGAACGCTTGCTTACGTTCTTTGAAGAGAATGGGGTAAAGCGTATCTTGTTTGATGGCGATGCTGTGAAAGGGTACAATGATAATGCAGAGATGAAGAGTCTCGATATGTTCGCCCAGTTGCTGAACAAGCATCATATTGGACTGGCGGCTATTGAGAATTTGAAGAAACCACAATCTGGTTTTGAGACTCTCTCCTATAAAATTGACTACAATGTAACTCGTCTGTACTCCTTAAGTGACGGGGATGCCAATCTGGATGTAGACACCATTGCTGACCGTTTTGTTTTGGCTACCAAAGACCGCAACATTCGGATGATTTATATGAATGCTTCGCCAAGTCGGAATACGGCCAAAGCCATGATCACCGATCCGATTGATAATCTGATCAACAGTTTGGGTGAGCCAGGTCATGCGATTGAACGTATGGGCAAACACGGCTTCGAACTGGGACAAGCTGAAGCGTTCACGGTGAAAGATTCTTCCATTCAGCGTTATGCCAAGCTGGTTGCTCTGATTGGTGCAATCGCAATGATTACGCTTATGGTTTCATATTTTGTACCACTGCTGACATTGCTGGTATTTGCGCTGGCTCTGGTGGGTAGTGCCGGATTATTCTTGCTCAAACCGACGTTGCTGGAGCAAGGAATCGCCTTGCTGGTCGCTATTAGTGCGCCAACCATTGCGATGGTGCTGGCGGTTCGAACAGTGAACTATCAGCAACAGCGTCAGCCAGACGCGCCTGCGGGTCGTCGATTGGCACAAACGATCTTCTTATATGTAAGAACATCAATTCTTTCTTTCCTGGCGGTGCCTTTTGTCATCGCATTGCTGAACAGCATTACGTACAGTCTGGTCATCAACCAGTTCCGAGGCGTGAGTCTGTTGCACTTTGCACCGATGGCGCTGGTAGCGATATATATTGTGTTTTACCGTGGTTCGGGTACGTTCTCCATTAAACAAATTAAGGATATTCTTCGTACACCGATTAACGTATTGATGGTTGTATTGGCACTGGTTGCTGCTGTGGTTGGATACTATTATTTGAGCCGTACAGGCAACTCGGGTTCGGTTACTCCATTCGAGATGTTCCTGCGTACAACGCTAGAAGATACGTTCGGCGTGCGGCCAAGATTCAAAGAATTTATGCTGGGACACCCGCTGTTTATCGTTGGCGTGTTCGCCGCTTTAAAATATCGTAAAGTCATCTTTGTGCTCATTATTGCAGCAATTGGACAATTGTCCATGGTGGATACGTTCGCGCATATCCATACGCCAGCTGTATTGTCACTCATTCGTGGAGTGATGGGATTGGGACTTGGCTTAATCTTCGGTATCGTTGCTGTGGGTGTGTGGCAAGTAGCGGAAGGATGTTGGAAAAAATGGTCACCACTTCTCAAAAGTTAG
- the csaB gene encoding polysaccharide pyruvyl transferase CsaB, with the protein MVTTSQKLVISGYYGFHNSGDEAVLKSILTALEEESHRSNVTIEPIVLSGDPEWTTSMYGVRSVHRMKLKEVREAIKESDGLISGGGSLLQDATGLKSIPYYLGVIKLAQWLKKPTFIYAQGIGPVNRKMFNPMIRSVFKACKYVSVRDEQSAEYLRGLGLQWNQIHVVPDPVMGLPLPEAQAEEVSSVTLNAQGASVHTKLPVIGVSVRFWESDRKELTAIAAGLKKLCSKKAVHLRFMPFHLPIDEQASRFVMEMLGDLGNKGSEVSITKDLTDPQLMLQEVSNCDVVIGMRLHSLIYAASQYVPPVGISYDPKIDQFMLRLDSETVGSTDTLDGDKLAKTVANLLDQRSQWLKEHEEGITELKQEAKVPAQQIIKYLGRKG; encoded by the coding sequence ATGGTCACCACTTCTCAAAAGTTAGTCATCTCGGGTTATTACGGATTCCACAACAGCGGAGACGAAGCGGTACTAAAGTCAATTTTGACGGCGCTGGAAGAGGAGAGTCACAGATCGAATGTCACGATTGAGCCGATTGTGCTCTCCGGTGACCCGGAGTGGACCACTTCAATGTACGGTGTACGTTCAGTACATCGGATGAAGTTGAAGGAGGTTCGCGAAGCGATCAAGGAAAGTGATGGTTTAATTAGTGGGGGAGGAAGTTTGTTGCAGGATGCAACCGGACTAAAATCCATCCCCTACTACCTGGGGGTCATTAAACTGGCCCAATGGTTGAAAAAGCCAACATTTATCTATGCGCAGGGCATTGGACCTGTAAATCGTAAAATGTTCAATCCGATGATTCGTTCGGTCTTTAAGGCCTGCAAGTATGTATCTGTCCGTGATGAACAATCCGCTGAATATTTGCGTGGGCTCGGATTGCAGTGGAATCAGATTCATGTGGTCCCTGACCCGGTGATGGGTCTGCCGCTGCCTGAAGCCCAAGCGGAAGAAGTAAGTTCAGTCACGCTAAATGCCCAAGGAGCAAGCGTTCATACCAAACTCCCAGTGATTGGCGTTTCGGTACGTTTCTGGGAGTCGGATCGTAAAGAGCTTACAGCGATTGCTGCTGGACTCAAGAAGCTTTGCTCCAAAAAAGCCGTTCACTTGCGCTTTATGCCATTTCACTTACCGATTGATGAGCAGGCTTCACGTTTTGTCATGGAAATGCTCGGTGACCTCGGTAACAAGGGTAGCGAAGTCAGCATTACCAAGGATCTCACCGATCCGCAGCTGATGCTGCAGGAAGTTAGCAATTGTGATGTCGTTATCGGCATGCGTCTGCACAGTCTGATCTATGCAGCTTCGCAGTATGTTCCACCCGTTGGTATCTCGTATGATCCGAAGATTGATCAGTTCATGCTGCGTCTGGATAGCGAAACCGTGGGCAGTACGGATACGCTGGATGGGGATAAACTGGCAAAGACGGTGGCTAACCTGTTGGATCAGCGTTCACAGTGGCTGAAGGAACATGAAGAAGGCATTACCGAATTGAAGCAGGAAGCCAAAGTGCCTGCTCAGCAAATTATTAAATATTTAGGCCGCAAAGGGTGA
- a CDS encoding WecB/TagA/CpsF family glycosyltransferase — protein MNQTGPIPTVSIYGIPFSKLTMKETVEVLREAVLTKQPHQVITANPIMVMAALENPAMMKVMQSAELIVPDGTGVVWAANYCGEPVAERVAGFELLHELLRVGENYRWGVYLLGSTPEVIQETAVRLQEQYPAIRIVGYRDGYFGPAEDEQVVASIREAAPDLLFVARGADTQEPWIHKYKDALQVPVTMGVGGSFDVISGKTKRAPKLFQKLRLEWFYRLLREPSRAGRMLALPKFAVKVMRDKENVTKVR, from the coding sequence ATGAATCAGACCGGACCAATACCTACCGTTTCGATCTATGGTATTCCTTTTTCCAAACTAACGATGAAAGAAACGGTGGAGGTTCTACGCGAAGCTGTGCTCACGAAGCAGCCGCACCAAGTCATCACAGCGAATCCTATCATGGTTATGGCCGCGCTAGAGAATCCGGCGATGATGAAGGTTATGCAATCTGCGGAGTTGATTGTTCCTGATGGAACAGGCGTTGTATGGGCTGCCAATTATTGTGGCGAGCCTGTGGCAGAGCGGGTGGCTGGATTTGAGCTTTTACATGAATTGCTGCGTGTTGGAGAAAACTATCGGTGGGGCGTGTATCTGCTCGGTTCCACACCTGAGGTGATTCAAGAAACGGCAGTTCGGTTACAAGAGCAATATCCGGCGATTCGAATTGTAGGTTATCGCGACGGTTATTTTGGTCCGGCTGAGGACGAGCAGGTTGTTGCTTCCATCCGTGAAGCTGCACCTGATCTGCTGTTTGTTGCACGTGGGGCAGACACACAGGAACCGTGGATTCACAAGTACAAAGATGCACTTCAGGTTCCCGTTACGATGGGGGTTGGAGGCAGCTTTGATGTGATTTCGGGCAAAACCAAACGTGCACCTAAACTGTTCCAAAAGTTAAGACTGGAATGGTTTTATCGTCTGCTTCGCGAACCTAGTCGGGCTGGCCGAATGCTTGCGCTTCCGAAATTTGCTGTCAAAGTGATGCGGGACAAAGAAAACGTGACTAAAGTCCGTTAA
- a CDS encoding glycosyltransferase family 4 protein, which translates to MVAIFIIGFIVSMGLALALTPLVKKFAVRIGAMDTPNARKVHTRIMPRLGGLGIFLAFIITVAALLPFVSAWFTTRDMSFVSAFLIGGSIIVLIGALDDRFELSAKVKLLGQIVAAAVVVFGFNIRVDFVNIPFQDAYSSLEAWVSIPLTILWIVGVTNAINLIDGLDGLAAGVSGIAIGTIAVMSFLMGNVMIALMCLVLLGSIVGFLFFNFHPAKIFMGDTGSLFLGFSLAMLSMLGFKQIAVVSFITPLIIIGVPLSDTFFAIIRRAVQRKPIFSPDKGHLHHCLRELGFSHRQTVLIIYGIAAFFGVLAIIQSSAAMFEANWVTFVVICIMMFFLQVGAEVIGLVSKTRRPVINFLMRMRVKLNPETRSKS; encoded by the coding sequence ATGGTAGCGATCTTTATCATTGGATTTATCGTGTCAATGGGACTGGCTCTTGCCCTGACACCACTTGTCAAAAAGTTCGCAGTCAGAATCGGAGCAATGGATACGCCGAATGCTCGTAAAGTGCATACTCGGATTATGCCGCGTCTTGGTGGTCTAGGAATATTCCTGGCCTTTATCATTACGGTTGCTGCACTGCTTCCTTTTGTGTCGGCATGGTTTACGACAAGAGACATGAGCTTTGTCAGTGCTTTTCTGATTGGTGGATCGATCATCGTACTGATCGGTGCATTGGATGACCGTTTTGAACTTTCAGCCAAAGTGAAACTGCTCGGACAAATTGTTGCTGCTGCTGTAGTCGTATTCGGATTTAACATCCGTGTAGACTTCGTTAATATTCCTTTTCAGGATGCGTACTCCTCCCTGGAAGCTTGGGTGTCCATTCCGCTGACGATCCTCTGGATTGTTGGTGTAACGAATGCGATTAACCTGATTGATGGTCTGGATGGTCTGGCTGCCGGTGTATCCGGTATTGCCATTGGTACCATTGCCGTGATGTCCTTCCTGATGGGTAACGTGATGATTGCCTTGATGTGTCTTGTACTGCTTGGTAGTATTGTTGGATTCTTGTTCTTCAACTTCCACCCGGCCAAGATCTTCATGGGGGATACGGGATCTCTATTCCTTGGTTTCTCTCTGGCAATGCTGTCCATGCTTGGTTTCAAACAAATTGCTGTAGTGTCCTTCATTACACCGCTGATCATTATCGGTGTGCCGCTCTCGGATACCTTCTTCGCGATCATTCGTCGTGCGGTACAACGGAAACCGATTTTCTCACCGGATAAAGGTCACTTGCATCACTGCTTGCGTGAACTTGGATTCAGTCACCGTCAGACAGTGCTGATCATCTACGGTATTGCCGCATTCTTCGGTGTACTGGCGATTATCCAATCTTCCGCTGCGATGTTCGAAGCCAACTGGGTAACGTTCGTCGTGATCTGTATCATGATGTTCTTCCTCCAGGTCGGAGCAGAAGTCATCGGACTTGTAAGCAAAACCAGAAGGCCGGTTATTAACTTCCTGATGCGTATGCGCGTCAAGTTGAACCCGGAGACCCGCTCGAAATCCTAA
- a CDS encoding S-layer homology domain-containing protein, with product MQRTKKPIIWLMMVALVVSLIPAGLAPVASAADKPTSYFTPDVSELRNTVDLTLEGTNQITREKVYKVTSAEQSITGTFTKVTGSTLGANIQLLSYDQTLQKWVKDPSRVAPAVVTLDPDRPDNRFKANVTLYPGMNQITFTGAQGQNERSETFYVLFDKVPYVEKLQVLGGSDNLELNEGAQIVINKDEITLEGTAINATKVTVQVNGGEVLGTSLLQNGSFFSPQLKMNPGVNDLKLVVENGSDKLTFSYSLYFYDEKNPVVKLDIVDTLGNAQSLLGVEPVFTETAKSAKVHVQMLVPNDEVSKKSFKDGAVIGVDGQTVTPSNVTELFIPSLKDNTPSYWLASFDITAVAFNEDPNTNKTLVDQNHTLSVTYGTKTISKPMDFQYMEGQTVITNLKYLKGYSEDNKSNVPSGEPLNNAKVDSGDFYILVETNSTPADLDKLMANYLPLGTSSITVKHVYTVPTSDTSPKLQYVYKVEGLKNGNQTVRFNYDKSTAYKDVTISFASKNYIYVENLTDGQTYNVDSSEKKSMHVKGQYIDFDTLKSDYFVAEVFVNGAKEYSTDPAEKLTPGWLDTETGDFGFDLPISLDKGPLVYGENRIIFTGTGKDDKGQAREVRKELRIYVVDNNVSTIVNFQPAVGKDRPTFPPKEYSGNSEVVKNIFNLTPEFTFNDNKYTTSLKEYDLVLRGSGATKLNLNMGTKNILSVDIPATAAVGTPVVTFPDTRYTYEFAGDQKDFIMRIQDLISDAPGTYVYTLELVNELGAKTTQRLEIVREVSAYRILSPQPTVGKQIVVNKNFVHFDIEAEGATSVLIGKDPAVKRTDLGANRFVYDYVGLKQDKSNKIKITINRTGASNTDTVEVFYTGTVGVDAQFMAPKVATKYTVFNKGLQLSFPKGTVMQSTTPRGIAKYYPDTKLLFGIADPVTGIVERRNDYGNIIGFPGTGENSGAPSWSIPDEYTLNFGSTTASRNFGLISQIYWINGGLGESGDVGSATYKAPTNGLAPYSLEGLFGNPQTPVERKITPSKRGELTLSFDPNVVDEAGSTITVYRYTDKRQWENIGGEVDTKSHTVTVPFDEFGYYKVMKLNRGYNDITNHNWARNILNGLYSKGFMNNLRFEQFGTDDQTTRGEFATLLVKGLSLPINSDSNRTFADLVPGARSATWDYDHIETAARAGIVTGLTDGVFGPDQPLTREQAAVMIARALKLKLANNDSKLQATLAKSFLDSGRIETYAGPAVMAVSKAKIMEGAAVTVPGQKKAQYNFNPKGNLTRAEAGKIAVELLKKSTSVFPKNLS from the coding sequence ATGCAGCGTACGAAGAAGCCGATAATTTGGCTGATGATGGTGGCACTGGTTGTATCTCTAATACCAGCAGGCCTTGCACCAGTCGCATCGGCGGCGGACAAACCGACGAGTTATTTTACTCCGGACGTATCTGAACTCAGGAATACGGTAGATCTTACACTGGAAGGTACTAATCAGATCACGAGAGAAAAAGTATATAAAGTGACAAGTGCAGAACAATCGATTACAGGAACTTTCACTAAAGTGACAGGATCAACACTGGGAGCGAACATCCAGTTGCTGAGCTATGATCAGACTCTGCAAAAGTGGGTGAAGGACCCGTCTCGAGTGGCTCCAGCTGTAGTTACGCTTGATCCGGATCGACCGGATAACCGCTTCAAGGCAAATGTAACGTTATATCCGGGTATGAACCAGATCACTTTTACCGGAGCCCAAGGTCAGAATGAACGCTCCGAAACATTTTATGTTTTGTTTGATAAAGTGCCTTATGTAGAGAAACTTCAGGTTCTTGGTGGATCAGACAACCTTGAATTGAATGAAGGCGCTCAGATTGTCATCAATAAAGATGAAATTACCCTTGAGGGTACAGCCATTAATGCAACCAAAGTAACCGTTCAAGTAAATGGTGGAGAAGTGCTCGGAACTTCATTGCTGCAAAATGGCAGCTTTTTCTCACCGCAGCTTAAAATGAATCCGGGTGTCAATGATCTTAAATTGGTTGTGGAGAATGGATCAGACAAGCTGACCTTCAGTTACTCACTCTACTTCTATGATGAGAAGAATCCGGTTGTAAAACTGGATATTGTGGATACTCTGGGAAATGCCCAAAGCTTGCTTGGTGTAGAGCCAGTGTTCACCGAGACAGCCAAATCCGCTAAAGTACATGTACAGATGTTGGTTCCAAATGATGAAGTCTCTAAGAAAAGTTTCAAAGATGGCGCAGTTATTGGCGTAGATGGTCAAACGGTAACGCCATCCAATGTGACAGAACTGTTTATTCCTAGTTTGAAGGATAACACGCCTTCGTATTGGCTCGCATCATTTGATATCACTGCAGTAGCATTTAATGAAGATCCAAATACCAATAAGACTTTGGTGGATCAAAACCATACACTCTCTGTAACTTACGGTACCAAGACAATAAGTAAACCGATGGACTTCCAATACATGGAGGGACAGACGGTAATTACAAACCTTAAGTATCTCAAAGGGTACTCAGAGGATAATAAATCGAATGTTCCTTCAGGTGAGCCACTTAATAATGCCAAAGTAGACTCGGGTGACTTCTATATTCTGGTCGAGACGAATAGCACGCCTGCTGATTTGGATAAACTAATGGCCAATTACCTGCCACTGGGTACAAGTTCAATTACAGTTAAGCATGTATACACTGTTCCTACGAGTGATACGTCACCGAAACTGCAATATGTGTACAAAGTTGAAGGGCTGAAGAACGGGAATCAAACCGTTCGTTTTAATTATGATAAATCAACGGCTTACAAAGATGTTACGATCTCTTTTGCATCCAAGAACTATATCTATGTTGAAAATCTTACAGACGGTCAGACTTACAATGTAGATTCCTCAGAGAAGAAAAGCATGCATGTGAAAGGACAATATATTGATTTTGATACGTTGAAAAGTGACTATTTTGTGGCTGAAGTATTTGTAAATGGTGCGAAAGAGTATTCTACAGATCCGGCAGAAAAATTGACTCCTGGTTGGTTGGATACTGAAACAGGTGATTTTGGATTTGATCTGCCCATTTCTCTGGATAAAGGACCACTGGTGTATGGGGAGAACCGAATCATCTTTACAGGTACAGGCAAGGATGATAAAGGACAAGCTCGTGAAGTTCGTAAAGAATTGCGAATTTATGTTGTTGACAACAACGTTTCAACAATCGTGAATTTCCAACCAGCGGTAGGTAAGGATCGTCCAACATTCCCACCGAAAGAGTATAGTGGAAATAGCGAAGTAGTTAAAAACATCTTCAACCTCACACCTGAATTTACATTTAATGATAACAAGTATACAACTTCATTGAAGGAATATGACCTCGTTCTGCGTGGTAGTGGAGCTACAAAACTCAACCTGAACATGGGAACCAAAAATATTCTTTCTGTAGACATTCCGGCAACTGCAGCAGTTGGTACGCCAGTAGTCACTTTCCCGGATACCAGATACACGTATGAGTTTGCAGGAGACCAAAAAGATTTCATAATGCGTATTCAGGATCTGATCTCTGATGCGCCAGGAACGTATGTATATACCCTTGAACTCGTCAATGAACTTGGAGCGAAAACGACGCAAAGATTGGAAATCGTAAGAGAAGTCAGTGCGTATCGTATTCTTTCTCCACAGCCGACAGTAGGCAAGCAAATTGTCGTGAACAAAAACTTTGTCCACTTCGATATCGAAGCTGAAGGTGCTACGTCAGTACTTATCGGCAAAGATCCAGCTGTGAAGCGTACAGATCTAGGGGCCAACCGTTTTGTATATGATTATGTAGGCTTAAAACAAGACAAGTCCAACAAAATCAAAATCACAATTAATCGTACTGGCGCAAGTAACACAGATACAGTGGAAGTATTCTATACAGGAACAGTAGGTGTAGATGCACAGTTCATGGCACCTAAAGTTGCAACCAAATACACCGTATTTAACAAAGGACTCCAGCTGTCATTCCCTAAAGGGACTGTCATGCAGAGTACAACACCTAGAGGGATTGCAAAGTATTACCCAGATACCAAATTATTGTTTGGTATTGCTGATCCTGTGACTGGTATTGTAGAACGACGCAATGACTACGGTAATATTATTGGATTCCCCGGAACAGGGGAGAACAGCGGTGCTCCTTCATGGAGTATTCCGGATGAATACACACTCAACTTCGGATCAACTACAGCTTCCAGAAACTTTGGTCTGATCTCGCAAATCTATTGGATAAATGGTGGTCTGGGTGAGTCTGGTGATGTAGGTTCAGCTACGTATAAAGCACCTACGAATGGACTGGCGCCATATTCACTGGAAGGATTGTTTGGTAACCCGCAAACACCAGTTGAACGTAAAATTACTCCTTCAAAACGTGGTGAACTGACCCTTTCGTTCGACCCTAATGTCGTAGACGAAGCGGGTTCAACGATTACGGTGTATCGTTATACAGACAAACGCCAATGGGAGAACATCGGTGGGGAAGTAGATACCAAAAGTCATACAGTAACTGTACCATTTGATGAATTCGGTTATTACAAAGTAATGAAATTGAATCGTGGATATAATGATATAACGAATCATAACTGGGCTCGTAATATTCTGAATGGACTCTACTCCAAAGGTTTCATGAACAATCTTAGATTTGAACAGTTTGGTACAGACGATCAGACAACACGCGGCGAATTTGCTACGCTGCTGGTCAAAGGATTGAGTCTGCCAATCAATTCGGACAGCAACCGTACGTTTGCCGATCTCGTTCCGGGTGCTCGTTCCGCAACATGGGATTATGACCATATTGAGACAGCAGCTAGAGCAGGTATTGTCACAGGACTTACAGATGGCGTATTTGGTCCAGACCAACCGCTTACGCGCGAACAGGCTGCAGTAATGATTGCACGTGCACTGAAGCTGAAGCTGGCAAACAATGATAGTAAGCTCCAAGCTACATTGGCAAAATCATTCCTAGACTCTGGCCGTATTGAGACCTATGCAGGACCGGCAGTGATGGCTGTATCCAAGGCTAAAATCATGGAAGGTGCAGCTGTTACCGTTCCTGGTCAGAAGAAAGCGCAATATAACTTCAATCCCAAAGGCAATCTGACACGTGCAGAGGCCGGGAAAATTGCAGTAGAATTACTTAAGAAGAGTACTAGCGTATTCCCGAAAAACTTGAGCTAA